Part of the Rhizobium lentis genome, GCTCTGTCGAAGCGCGCCTTGAGGAGATCGAAACCGCCTGCACGAGTCGCTCGCATGAGTTCGCTCAGTTCGGAGTGTCCTTCGCTGCCCACGGTGGCGAGCGTCGCCATGCAGCCGTGCGGTAGATCACAATCTCCACCGGTCATGGCGATCGCGGAATCCTGAAGAAACGCCAGCGCTGCGTCTCTCGCAGACGAAGCAGCCCTGAAGCGTGTCCAGACCAACCCCTCGTAGGTCGTGTAATAATATTGGAGTGCCTCCGCATAGAGCGCGTCCTTTGAGCCGAAGGCTGCATAAAGGCTCTTGGTTCCGATCCCCATCGTTTCCGTCAGATCAGCGATCGAGGTCGCCTCATAACCCTTGATCCAGAACAGCCGTGTCGCCGCAGCAAGCGCAGCCTGGCGGTCGAATTCCCGCGGTCGCCCGCGCGAGCGATGGGTCTGCTCTGAATGCTCTGGAGA contains:
- a CDS encoding TetR/AcrR family transcriptional regulator, whose translation is MQNYVPTSPEHSEQTHRSRGRPREFDRQAALAAATRLFWIKGYEATSIADLTETMGIGTKSLYAAFGSKDALYAEALQYYYTTYEGLVWTRFRAASSARDAALAFLQDSAIAMTGGDCDLPHGCMATLATVGSEGHSELSELMRATRAGGFDLLKARFDRAKSDGDLKAMADTTKLARFVQTVQSGMAIRARDGADRAELQAVAEIALSGWDNITGNVGHSMQGKA